The following proteins are co-located in the Plasmodium brasilianum strain Bolivian I chromosome 11, whole genome shotgun sequence genome:
- a CDS encoding hypothetical protein (conserved Plasmodium protein): MVIKAIHLFLYQLIVITIINFRKREKTICKPYWYYVCLLIVVLFCKEGIFIQSYRLKNGLVHNSEFVNITSCGRRKGEMLYFKYNGNKLFEYKKRRGLNKHPAAKGSMKNDVKAIEGNIEKWEINKKRQHRINSYFNSLCSSNVLNKNVDRNVNFDDGEVNFFVLNSNPSISFLTSNIIREKKTYNEKKKKKQKDVEKMGRMDKIGKAETEDNSSANVERITEGEKVQYRNTEQINDLEKKKVRLKLKRGFLNEVYEREKKKLNYILFSLKDKNIFKKKDIEIKENMLLLNGQTIKTEEVKQYLFYKSLLEYYENIRDQKKILTLDLWSKEINVSVENLKKLIVYIYKMKNLVQKEDEDLLVRRYFYNKTNMYTLFRDNYKDGNAITFDFTIPGEEKEKEKIINQMDVQQKDKMEVTKTKEKKKKFAKGKAKRLIGEDARNEEENGKEESGNEENEPNEQCEQIAYSKHNEPKEQNKTDMEGGKGRVTSVEKNESNKYDIFSDQIGKNEIVLYKDCENLINKEVQQFLECIKDIVFFENSIYILEKLENRPPLYEELIYAYNYDKEKMVKNLENKIRLSQKLVFYFIPLISNIIRKAEVNFSSNLSEDDFLLVSLEAVKNGFKKYDIEKLGIKNLTKYVYMWAKNSTYNYYQKHKSFISISPHTYKDYNKIKKFEDQFLERNERKPNIKEISDGLKFTVERVEKALCSVVNIIDSEKPITYQNSNSAYPEKNTYKDLIINSDDINSFNDIMYNDIVIKGLRKFICKSLKKKINKLIIFMKFGLFLKKKSYTDEEICEILKITTKKFQKHFQDSLNEIKNYIGKIKKNKGALDSTFDLISYINLSQCEFLGNDFSQILV; this comes from the coding sequence ATGGTAATAAAAGCAATCCATCTTTTTCTATATCAACTAATAGTTATAACGattataaattttagaaaaagagAGAAAACTATTTGTAAGCCATATTGgtattatgtatgtttattgattgtagtattattttgtaaagaAGGAATATTTATTCAATCATACCGACTAAAAAATGGTTTAGTTCATAACAGTGAGTTTGTCAATATCACTAGCTGTGGTAGAAGAAAGGGGGAAAtgctatattttaaatataatggtaataaattatttgaatataaaaaaagaagaggacTTAATAAACATCCTGCAGCTAAGGGGAGCATGAAGAATGATGTTAAAGCTATTGAGGGGAACATCGAAAAATgggaaataaataaaaagagacAACATAGAATTAATAGCTACTTCAATTCATTATGCTCTAGTAATGtgttaaataaaaacgtGGATAGAAATGTAAATTTTGACGATGGGGAAGTAAACTTCTTCGTTTTGAATTCAAATCCGAGCATAAGCTTCCTAACAAGTAATATTATTCGAGAGAAAAAAACTtataatgagaaaaaaaaaaaaaagcaaaaagatGTGGAAAAAATGGGAAGGATGGACAAAATAGGAAAAGCAGAAACGGAGGATAATTCCAGTGCAAATGTGGAACGCATAACTGAAGGGGAGAAGGTACAGTACAGAAACACAGAACAAATCAACGATTtggaaaagaagaaagtTCGACTAAAGCTTAAAAGAGGATTCCTTAACGAGGTAtatgaaagagaaaaaaaaaaattaaattatattttattttcactaaaggataagaatatatttaaaaagaaagacATAGAAATTAAGGAGAATATGTTGTTACTAAATGGACAAACTATAAAAACGGAGGAGGTGAAGCAGTACTTATTCTATAAATCATTACTAGAATACtatgaaaatataagagATCAAAAGAAGATATTAACTCTAGACTTATGGTCAAAGGAAATTAATGTATCtgtagaaaatttaaaaaaattaattgtatatatttataaaatgaaaaatttagtGCAAAAAGAAGATGAGGATTTGTTAGTAAgaagatatttttataataaaacgaATATGTACACACTATTTAGGGATAATTACAAAGATGGTAATGCTATAACTTTTGACTTCACTATTCCGGGAGAGGAGAAGGAAAAGGAGAAAATCATTAATCAAATGGATGTACAGCAAAAAGACAAAATGGAGGTTACAAAaactaaagaaaaaaagaagaaatttgCAAAGGGGAAAGCTAAACGACTCATAGGAGAAGATGCAAGGAATGAAGAGGAGAATGGAAAGGAGGAGAGTGGGAATGAAGAGAATGAGCCGAATGAGCAGTGTGAACAGATTGCGTACAGTAAACACAATGAACCGAAAGAACAGAATAAAACTGATATGGAAGGGGGTAAAGGCAGAGTGACTAGTGTAGAGAAGAACGAGAGTAACAAATACGATATTTTTTCTGACCAAATTGGTAAGAACGAaatagtattatataaagactgtgaaaatttaataaacaaaGAAGTCCAGCAATTTTTGGAATGCATAAAGGACattgtattttttgaaaattctatttatatacttgaaaaattagaaaacaGACCACCATTATATGAAGAATTGATCTATGCATACAATTATGATAAGGAAAAGATGGTAAAAAATTTAGAGAACAAAATAAGATTATCACAGAAattagtattttattttataccattgataagtaatattataagaaaaGCAGAAGTAAATTTCAGCAGTAATTTAAGTGAAGATGATTTTTTACTAGTAAGTTTAGAGGCTGTAAAAAATGGgttcaaaaaatatgatatcgAAAAAttaggaataaaaaatttaacaaaatatgtttatatgtggGCAAAAAATAGTACATATAATTACTATCAAAAACATAAGtcatttatttctatttcacctcatacatataaagattacaataaaattaaaaaattcgaAGACCAATTTTTAGaaagaaatgaaagaaaacctaatataaaagaaattagtGATGGTCTGAAATTCACAGTAGAGCGAGTAGAAAAAGCATTATGTTCAGTTGTTAATATAATTGATTCCGAAAAACCAATAACATACCAAAACAGCAATTCCGCATATccagaaaaaaatacatataaagatttaataataaattcgGATGATATAAACAGCTTCAATGATATCATGTACAACGATATTGTAATAAAAGGgttaagaaaatttatttgcaaatcattgaaaaaaaaaattaataaattaattatttttatgaaatttggactttttttaaaaaaaaaaagttatacaGATGAGGAAATTTGTGAAATACTTAAAATCACAACGAAGAAATTCCAAAAGCATTTTCAAGACTccttaaatgaaataaaaaattatattggaaagataaaaaaaaataaaggagcTCTAGATTCCACTTTCGATCTCATTTCTTATATTAACCTTTCTCAATGCGAATTCTTAGGAAATGATTTCTCACAGATACTTGTATAG
- a CDS encoding DnaJ protein, which translates to MTHTSGQKERTNGEARVGEESNKSIITNEFPADIDSNEILKLNSMNSENKKYFLNNYIAKIKYLSENYAKPKYYEILNVSVKSDYKSIRKSYLLLSKLLSVNKKLSSEYEECYYLIQKSYKILTDEYERFYYDVLNNYMDENVIEEERKILEKEADIIYTNKINELKNIYNKKLKDEKEKNGLIIEKALFGNLTLKDECINNCFNIEPITEDHIQGPFLDLTIILQSRVENSSLLFNDDFSFAYFCEIPKPLIKIKSETEKKKYSHILQDTEMYLYIKYKFLNIYHELIVVDRANYTLPESAHRVFGNRISGPFSPVNVIKMKHVSNSLMDNIFQFFSKNKFYITLFTTVILCAQSVKSI; encoded by the coding sequence ATGACTCACACGAGTGGACAAAAGGAAAGAACTAACGGTGAGGCACGCGTAGGAGAGGAAAGCAACAAAAGCATTATTACGAACGAATTTCCAGCTGATATAGACAGCAAcgaaattttaaaacttaACTCAATGAATAgtgagaataaaaaatattttttgaataattatatagcaaaaataaaatatttgagtGAAAATTATGCTAAACcgaaatattatgaaatacTTAATGTTAGTGTAAAATCAGACTATAAAAGTATTAGAAAAAgctatttattattatcgaAACTTTTAAGTGTTAATAAAAAGCTATCTAGCGAATATGAAGAATGCTATTATTTAATCCaaaaatcatataaaatattaacagaCGAATATGAAAGATTTTATTATGATGttttgaataattatatggatgaaaatgtaatagaggaagaaaggaaaatattagAGAAGGAAGctgatattatatatacaaataaaataaacgaattaaaaaacatatataacaaaaagcTTAAagatgaaaaggaaaaaaatggcttaataatagaaaaagcTTTATTTGGTAACTTGACATTAAAAGatgaatgtataaataattgtttCAATATTGAACCAATTACAGAAGATCATATACAAGGGCCATTTTTAGATTTAACTATAATTTTACAGTCAAGAGTTGAAAATAgctctttattatttaatgatgacttttcttttgcttatttttgtGAAATTCCAAAAccattaattaaaataaaaagtgaaacagaaaaaaaaaagtattcgCACATTTTACAAGATACagaaatgtatttatatataaaatataaatttttaaatatttatcatgAATTAATTGTCGTAGATAGAGCAAATTATACATTACCTGAAAGTGCCCATAGAGTTTTTGGAAATCGTATATCCGGTCCTTTTTCACCTGtcaatgtaataaaaatgaaacacGTGTCTAATTCTTTGAtggataatatttttcaattcttttcaaaaaataaattttacattaCTTTATTTACAACGGTCATACTTTGTGCTCAGTCCGTTAAGTCTATCTAG
- a CDS encoding hypothetical protein (conserved Plasmodium protein) → MIGGEVIVEKNPSTKYCVARKELLCDSIIWDMLQNYYKKATINAWKENVVPSFVTSNSKLAKDYARVIVNYMKDYFNSSECDRNVPIYILEIGAGHGKFTYLILRALSKYKKFFKSMNIPERAFVYVFTDIAKDNINYCMNNERLKKYINTGDSYDQTYVSKNNSYYDSEYEKNELIKNYDSSTNSSNYSSSYNETNYSDEKVKNYSNFSMLDFAFFDGNETSDKIYLEVAKKYVPSNTPIVLICNYVLDSLLTDAWIVNGTNSFKRALLSVYSPKEEEDKTNADIMLRMSVTWDWIDINIDNEIKKEKTSKPSDYLRKYEDIYTVLKLYSYFNQDLSFVLPVGAFILFKRILKLSNNKLLCLIGDKGYQSYEEFRGYRDPHIVVHGSLSFMVNLNAICLFFLSLGGYYIYTPYSDTFQIVTLLMHPKGNVHVQKSNIETSTGAVMTNSCGGRGSGTAAKGANASSGGASDPSCSPSHYNSLAEQLDDNTTKKKRDPYIIEYFKKNSKDYLKSRYYKDKCNNLTSTMTKSSKCVSANYTKYCANSEKVYRKMKKMNLKNLNDMTIKFGGTITSFSDNVEQFPPDLLISWQKSVIHNINNNTSNVNIKELISLLRYSNYDSDVFFNIRKSFTNLASYPNINGRTEKDILLDIKECYDNYYSLKNDEDIADACGHMCMKFGKFEKAIFYLKESLRNFKNSRHSSTYINIASCYKVLGNYRKSLKFIRSAIKLSKKEKKRKSYPSNNISHSYDLLYSIQLCSNPITYAIIGLGYYIQNDGLYFLSFENRIKLKYIILLSKEEERVLKFMNTKFKHSDYDRTSKHVDLSQIKVIKMYEGNRVYSLEHFGFLDYPTNNHMDSPSEDKVEPGLETTSSLTEGVGEVVVEKLGGNVNKIPNCYPRAEELKTNLVEILEKHTFEFCVIDAPWVIKADIAELMLDKSRHIFTYGTLADTSKRSLEVISKYNEVAKQISWVNNNYINDECLYEAREALNYIKDITSITVTHYSMNVYNNQNECIACRDILTDDLCCILNILQVVLSFNLTGITANFSKGENLPSGNANKGEKVHIGVEANADAEAEADVGAKGNNPIEQYVCLSGIIMFTQNKSVSEERNIYGNYLLMNNKNEEFVTSISIVGMLGCLCLKKTLSNWSIHVFNINNEKIFDKSGRIAASQNANDVFINQYLIKTNGRNNNIKHINEYDLKGSCKGSSESIDSDIDILEFSSSDDDHDDNENYLEQDVEKEKTKKEYDKMRSKEVNISHHKENDCDNLFMDRNLEILKNIPGKRFYSIGKDVYENINLDENFVDITVNNICFYSRIVEGINMSYKKGGMMINFKYNVV, encoded by the coding sequence ATGATTGGGGGAGAAGTGATTGTTGAAAAGAATCCATCAACGAAATACTGTGTTGCTAGGAAGGAGTTGCTATGTGACAGTATAATATGGGACATgctacaaaattattataaaaaagcaaCTATAAATGCATGGAAGGAAAATGTGGTACCGTCTTTTGTAACTAGTAATAGCAAGCTAGCTAAGGATTATGCACGGGTAATAGTAAACTATATGAAAGACTATTTTAACAGTAGTGAATGTGATCGTAACGTgccaatatatatattagagaTAGGTGCAGGACATGGTAAGTTtacttatttaatattaagaGCATTGtcaaaatataagaaattttttaaaagtatgaATATACCTGAACGAGCATTtgtttatgtatttacaGATATTGCAAaggataatataaattactgtatgaataatgaaaggttaaaaaaatatataaatacaggGGATAGTTATGATCAAACATATGTTAGTAAAAACAATTCATATTATGATTCTGAATATGAAAAGAATgaattgataaaaaattatgactCTTCTACAAATAGTTCCAATTATTCTTCTTCATATAACGAAACGAATTATTCAGatgaaaaggtaaaaaattattctaatttttctatgctagattttgcattttttgaTGGAAATGAAACAAGTGATAAGATATATTTAGAAGTAGCAAAAAAGTATGTACCATCAAACACACCTATAGTGCTCATATGTAATTATGTACTCGACTCTTTACTAACTGATGCATGGATTGTGAATGGAACAAATAGTTTTAAAAGAGCCCTGTTATCTGTATATTCACccaaagaagaagaagacaAAACTAATGCGGACATCATGCTTAGAATGTCCGTTACTTGGGATTGGATAGATATCAATATtgataatgaaattaaaaaggaaaaaacaagtAAACCATCTGATTATCTGCGCAAGTATGAAGATATATACACTGTTTTGAAATTATACTCTTATTTTAACCAAGACTTATCTTTTGTATTACCAGTTGgagcatttattttatttaaaaggaTTCTAAAgcttagtaataataaactaCTTTGCTTAATAGGGGACAAGGGTTATCAGTCATATGAAGAATTTCGAGGATATAGAGATCCACATATAGTAGTTCATGGTAGTCTTTCTTTTATGGTAAATTTAAATGCAAtatgccttttttttctgtcaCTGGGTGggtactatatatataccccaTACTCTGATACGTTTCAAATAGTAACTCTTCTGATGCACCCTAAGGGgaatgtacatgtacagaAGAGTAATATCGAAACATCCACTGGGGCTGTTATGACGAATAGTTGTGGTGGTAGAGGTAGTGGTACTGCTGCGAAGGGTGCCAATGCTTCCAGTGGTGGTGCGAGTGACCCGAGTTGTTCTCCTTCTCATTATAACTCCTTAGCAGAACAACTAGATGATAACacaaccaaaaaaaaaagagatccATACATAATTGAATACTTTAAGAAAAACTCAAAGGATTACCTAAAGAGCAGATATTATAAAGACAAGTGTAACAACTTAACAAGTACAATGACGAAAAGTAGTAAATGTGTTTCTgcaaattatacaaaatattgtGCAAACTCAGAAAAAGtatatagaaaaatgaaaaaaatgaatttaaaaaatttgaatgaTATGACTATAAAATTTGGAGGTACTATAACATCATTTTCTGATAATGTAGAACAATTTCCTCCTGACCTGTTAATTAGTTGGCAAAAATCTGTCattcataatattaataataatacatctAATGTGAATATAAAGGAGTTAATATCACTCCTCAGGTATTCGAATTATGACTCAGATGTATTCTTTAATATCAGAAAATCTTTTACCAATTTGGCATCATACCCGAATATTAATGGTAGAACCGAAAAAGATATACTACTAGATATAAAAGAATGTTATGATAActattattcattaaaaaatgatgaagatATTGCTGATGCGTGCGGTCATATGTGTATGAAATTTGGAAAATTTGAAAAGgctattttttatcttaaagAAAGTTTacgtaattttaaaaatagtagaCATTCatctacatatattaatatagcATCATGTTACAAAGTACTGGGTAACTATAGAAAATCTCTTAAGTTTATCAGGTCAGCTAttaaattatcaaaaaaggaaaagaaaaggaaaagttatccttctaataatatttctcaTTCTTATGATTTACTATATAGCATTCAACTATGTTCAAATCCAATTACGTATGCTATCATAGGACTGGGTTACTATATTCAAAATGATGGTCTCTACTTTCTATCATTTGAAAACAGGATcaagttaaaatatattatcctTCTGTcgaaagaagaagaaagagTCTTAAAGTTTATGAACACAAAGTTTAAGCATTCAGATTATGACAGAACTAGCAAACATGTGGACCTTTCCCAAATAAAGGTTATTAAAATGTACGAAGGAAATAGAGTGTATTCGTTGGAGCATTTTGGCTTCTTGGATTATCCCACGAACAACCATATGGACTCCCCTTCAGAAGACAAAGTGGAGCCAGGATTAGAGACAACATCGTCATTAACGGAAGGAGTAGGGGAAGTAGTAGTGGAAAAATTAGGAGGAAATGTAAACAAAATACCGAACTGCTACCCACGCGCAGAGGAGCTTAAAACTAATTTGGTGGAAATACTGGAAAAGCATACCTTCGAATTTTGCGTAATTGATGCCCCATGGGTTATCAAAGCAGATATCGCTGAGTTGATGTTAGATAAGTCTagacatatatttacatatggtACTTTAGCTGATACATCTAAACGTTCTTTAGAAGTTATTTCGAAGTATAATGAAGTTGCTAAGCAAATTAGTTGGGTAAATAATAACTATATTAATGATGAATGCTTATATGAAGCTAGGGAGGCTTTAAACTATATTAAAGATATCACTTCAATAACAGTAACACATTATAGTATGAACGTATATAATAATCAAAATGAATGCATTGCTTGTAGAGACATTCTAACGGATGATTTGTGTTGCATCTTAAATATACTGCAAGTTGTTCTTAGCTTCAACTTAACTGGCATAACGGCCAATTTCTCCAAAGGTGAAAATTTGCCAAGTGGGAATGCAAACAAAGGTGAGAAAGTGCATATAGGTGTGGAGGCAAACGCAGATGCAGAAGCAGAAGCAGATGTTGGTGCAAAAGGTAATAACCCCATAGAGCAATACGTCTGTCTCTCTGGAATTATCATGTTTACGCAAAATAAATCGGTATCAGAAGAAAGGAACATATATGGAAACTACTTACTAATGAAcaacaaaaatgaagaatttgTCACAAGTATTAGTATCGTTGGGATGCTTGGTTGcttatgtttaaaaaaaacattatcgAATTGGTCTATCCatgtatttaatattaataatgaaaaaatatttgacaAGTCTGGAAGAATAGCAGCTAGCCAAAATGCCAATGATGTGTTTATTAatcaatatttaataaaaacgaATGGAAGAAATAACAACATTAAACATATCAATGAGTATGATTTAAAAGGCTCTTGTAAGGGCTCCAGTGAATCCATTGACTCTGATATTGATATCTTAGAATTTTCTTCTTCCGATGATGATCATGATGATAACGAAAATTATTTAGAACAGGACgtggaaaaggaaaaaactaaaaaagaatatgacAAAATGAGATCGAAAGAGGTAAATATATCACATCATAAGGAAAATGATTGTGACAACCTGTTCATGGATAGAAATTTAGAAATACTTAAAAACATCCCTGGTAAGAGATTTTATTCAATCGGTAAAGACGTTTATGAAAACATAAATCTTGATGAAAATTTTGTTGACATTactgttaataatatttgctTTTACTCAAGAATTGTGGAAGGAATAAACATGTCTTACAAAAAAGGAGGAATGATGATTAACTTTAAGTACAATGTGGTCTAA
- a CDS encoding pyridoxine biosynthesis protein PDX1, with protein MENHKESDAIVLKHGWCEMLKGGVIMDVKNVEQAKIAEEAGAIGVMVLENIPSELRSKESVARSVDPIKIEEIKKCVSINVLAKVRIGHFVEAQILEELKIDMIDESEVLTMADEFNHIDKHKFKTPFVCGCTNLGEALRRISEGASMIRTKGEAGTGNIIEAIKHIRTLNSEIKYVCGLDDNEIYNYAKKIRAPIDLLLLTRKLKKLPVVNFAAGGVATPADAAMCMQLGMDGVFVGSGIFESENPRKMAASIVTAVSNFNNPKILLNVSFNLGRAMCGSTKISDKWKNKNEEQI; from the coding sequence atggagaATCACAAAGAGAGCGACGCAATAGTACTAAAACACGGATGGTGTGAAATGTTGAAAGGAGGAGTAATAATGGACGTAAAGAATGTAGAACAAGCAAAAATAGCGGAAGAGGCAGGCGCAATAGGTGTAATGGTTTTAGAAAATATCCCATCTGAATTACGAAGCAAAGAAAGTGTAGCTAGAAGTGTAGATCCTATAAAGAtagaagaaattaaaaaatgtgtttCTATAAATGTATTAGCAAAAGTTAGAATAGGTCACTTTGTAGAAGCACAAATTTTAGAAGAACTAAAAATCGATATGATTGATGAGAGCGAGGTTTTAACAATGGCAGATGAATTTAATCATATAGATAAACACAAATTTAAAACTCCATTTGTATGTGGTTGCACAAATTTAGGTGAAGCATTGAGAAGAATATCAGAAGGTGCTTCAATGATTAGAACAAAAGGGGAAGCAGGTACAGGTAATATTATTGAAGCAATTAAACATATTAGAACACTAAATAGtgaaattaaatatgtttgTGGCTTAGACGATAACGAAATTTACAATTATGCAAAGAAAATAAGGGCGCCAATTGATCTTTTATTACTTacaagaaaattaaaaaaattaccagTGGTTAATTTTGCTGCAGGAGGTGTAGCAACACCAGCAGATGCTGCCATGTGCATGCAGTTAGGTATGGACGGTGTTTTTGTGGGTTCTGGAATCTTTGAAAGTGAGAATCCCAGGAAAATGGCTGCATCTATTGTTACGGCCGTTAGCAATTTCAATAACCCAAAGATACTTTTAAATGTTAGTTTTAACTTAGGAAGAGCCATGTGTGGAAGTACCAAGATATCAGACAAATggaagaataaaaatgaagaacaGATCTAG
- a CDS encoding mRNA-binding protein PUF3, protein MNNVNNSSTGSGNHASNNGEKKKRKQLIVKKIKKKGKINPETTGGTFLFEKKEKRKNNTMKQNMKRVDNTILDKKCKNIMNDENLSKSKKKKLIKECKKKVVIENYDYYKKLRLYFNELLQAKDKAEKKKRITIIWNELKKVELIKFARTNLGYHVMSSLIINAEEEDQNKLWEGLFPHFNNIGTCNFVSLIFQCFYKHAKSEKIKNDIFLWLLNHSKLFLTKFASRLWHTVFKKLKTAMRIKMINFLLIPNINDIKNISPEILKKAPSEMIKTFNEENKMSIKKYLMETIENIVEKELLYNIVSHNILLAACEILNEEELINVMEIIHEGCEYLISTNIGNKALIYLLGYSTSKHKKNLIKLLKNNIVDLCKNSVNFLLVIRLLKITDDTKILNDMIVQKIVSDFENLLNDYYGFYVILEFFYDINEHNEDKYFNVTWKNMIYSKAVKSVKDGFKRKSEIIQPIIEQLLIVFQDKNKLNKYLKDKRYIFIIYEFLSYTQNEQVLKNLLFFIEQIIYLYKNEANINEMYNCKHINDLFRRFFTSSRSYNLLSKMLDGCTFYEKLCNIFLLDIEIVLKSELIKTFNNLFIFVKQKDINMYDKFLTCTGQVNNREIYNELKQTTPKLTYFNKYLELINVDINMEKE, encoded by the coding sequence atgaataatgtaaataatagcAGTACTGGCAGTGGTAATCATGCTTCAAATAatggtgaaaaaaaaaaaagaaagcagctaatagtaaaaaaaattaagaagaaAGGCAAGATTAACCCTGAAACAACAGGAGGAACAtttctttttgaaaaaaaagaaaaaagaaaaaataatacaatgaagcaaaatatgaaaagagTTGATAATACTATATTAGATAAAAAATGCAAGAACATTATGaatgatgaaaatttatcaaaatccaaaaaaaaaaaactaataaaagaatgtaaaaaaaaagtagtaatagaaaattatgattattataaaaagttgagattatattttaatgaactATTACAAGCAAAAGATAAAgctgaaaaaaagaagcgaATAACTATTATTTggaatgaattaaaaaaagttgaaCTTATCAAATTTGCTCGTACGAATCTTGGTTATCATGTAATGTCctctttaattataaatgcagaagaagaagatcaaaataaattatgggAAGGTCTATTTCCACACTTCAACAATATTGGTACATGCAATTTTGTTTCGCTTATATTTCAATGTTTTTACAAACATGCAAAAAGTGAAAAGATAAAGAATGATATTTTCTTGTGGTTATTAAACCATTCGAAATTGTTTCTAACAAAATTTGCTTCAAGATTATGGCACAcagtttttaaaaagttaaaaacaGCCATGAggataaaaatgattaacTTTTTACTTATTCCAAACATTAATgatataaagaatatttcACCTgagattttaaaaaaggctCCGAGTGAAATgattaaaacatttaatgaagaaaataaaatgtcgattaaaaaatatttgatgGAAACTATTGAAAATATTGTAGAAAAAGAACtactatataatattgtttCTCATAATATCCTCCTAGCTGCATGTGAAATATTAAACGAAGAAGAGTTAATTAATGTAATGGAAATAATACATGAAGGATGTGAATATTTAATATCAACAAATATTGGTAACAAAgccttaatatatttactagGGTACAGTACTagtaaacataaaaaaaatttaataaaattattaaaaaacaatatagtAGATTTGTGTAAAAATAGTGTAAACTTCTTGCTAGTTATTAggcttttaaaaattacggATGATACCAAAATTTTGAATGATATGATAGTTCAAAAAATTGTAAGTGATTTTGAAAACTTATTAAATGATTACTATggtttttatgttattttagaatttttttatgacataaatgaacataatgaagataaatattttaatgttacatggaaaaatatgatatattccAAGGCAGTGAAAAGTGTCAAAGATGGgttcaaaagaaaaagtgaAATTATACAGCCCATTATTGAACAATTACTAATTGTATTccaagataaaaataaattaaataaatatttaaaggataaaagatatatttttattatttatgaatttttatcatacactcaaaatgaacaagtgctaaaaaatttattgttctttatagaacaaattatatatttatataaaaatgaggctaatataaatgaaatgtaTAATTGCAAACATATTAATGACTTGTTCAGGAGGTTTTTCACCTCCTCCAGAAGTTATAATCTATTAAGTAAAATGTTGGATGGCTGTACATTTTATGAAAAGTTATGTAACATATTTCTTCTTGACATAGAAATTGTTTTGAAATCCGAGTTAATTAAAACTTTTAAcaacttatttatatttgtaaaacaAAAGGACATTAACATGTATGACAAATTTTTAACATGTACAGGTCAGGTAAATAATAGAGAAATTTACAACGAATTAAAACAGACAACTCCAAAATTAACGTATTTTAATAAGTATCTTGAACTAATTAATGTAGATATCAATATGGAAAAggaataa